The following are encoded together in the Planctomycetia bacterium genome:
- a CDS encoding LamG-like jellyroll fold domain-containing protein produces MAAWVWTAPDVDDVIGDVLTKYDAQRRRGFNLTIKSTSGGYNSHGDDRHVYFGIDDGSEPVWEDCGRPSLTSNYVSNSLTVFDGNLYAANTDAELEDDWCHVFRYLGGQRWENCGRVGNRRTHGVGPMLVHHGRLYAATWNCDWTRVGRSEPLEDYCGVYRYAGGTTWEDCGQPGNCRRLFGLASYRGQMYVAAEDGRCYVYEGDRNWIESGRFPNYAHPLGIHAGKLYAGVLNPAGVWEFNGKDWIERGNPQGSEERCNQIHALEVYRRHLHATTWPEGHVCRLEANGEWTDCGRLGDAMEITALVVHNGQLYGGTIPRAEVFRFDDEQNWTSIRRFLDPAGYEFKNSNEWALVTSLTVFAGKVFASMGSCTSSRLDAPADFRGQVCAMQTGPCVSYDRDLGALWRHVTAVKRGKRLELHVNGEKACESSVFDATRFDLNVDQPLRIGLGETDCFSGRIRDVRAYRLALDTSSIRQLVQSNHPT; encoded by the coding sequence TTGGCAGCCTGGGTCTGGACTGCGCCAGATGTTGACGATGTGATCGGAGACGTGCTCACCAAGTACGACGCACAGCGCCGTCGCGGTTTCAACTTGACCATCAAGTCCACTTCGGGCGGCTATAACTCGCACGGCGACGACCGGCACGTTTACTTTGGAATCGACGATGGCAGCGAGCCTGTTTGGGAGGACTGCGGTCGACCTAGTCTAACGAGTAATTACGTTAGCAATTCCCTGACGGTCTTCGATGGGAATCTGTATGCCGCCAACACGGACGCCGAACTCGAAGACGATTGGTGTCACGTATTCCGTTATCTCGGCGGCCAAAGGTGGGAGAACTGTGGAAGAGTGGGAAACCGTCGTACGCATGGCGTAGGACCGATGCTCGTACATCACGGTCGGCTGTACGCGGCTACATGGAACTGCGATTGGACGCGCGTCGGTCGGAGCGAACCCCTCGAAGACTACTGTGGCGTCTATCGATATGCGGGGGGCACAACATGGGAGGATTGCGGGCAACCTGGAAACTGCCGTCGTTTGTTTGGGCTGGCGTCCTATCGCGGTCAGATGTACGTCGCGGCCGAAGATGGTCGTTGCTATGTGTACGAAGGCGATCGTAACTGGATCGAGAGCGGCCGTTTCCCGAACTATGCGCATCCGCTGGGAATTCATGCTGGCAAGTTGTACGCCGGTGTATTGAACCCGGCTGGAGTCTGGGAATTCAACGGGAAGGACTGGATCGAGCGCGGTAACCCACAAGGCAGCGAAGAGCGCTGCAACCAGATTCACGCCTTGGAGGTCTATCGACGGCATTTGCATGCGACAACCTGGCCCGAGGGACATGTGTGTCGTCTGGAAGCGAACGGCGAATGGACCGATTGTGGAAGGCTGGGAGACGCGATGGAGATCACTGCGCTCGTCGTCCACAACGGTCAGCTTTACGGCGGCACAATCCCGCGAGCCGAGGTGTTCCGCTTCGACGATGAACAGAACTGGACGTCGATCCGCCGTTTCCTCGACCCGGCCGGATACGAGTTCAAGAATTCCAACGAATGGGCACTCGTCACCAGCCTGACCGTTTTTGCCGGCAAGGTGTTTGCCAGCATGGGCAGTTGCACGAGCTCTCGGCTCGACGCGCCGGCCGATTTTCGAGGCCAAGTCTGCGCTATGCAAACCGGTCCATGCGTCTCCTACGACCGTGACTTAGGCGCCCTATGGCGTCATGTGACGGCTGTAAAGCGAGGTAAGCGCCTTGAACTGCATGTCAATGGTGAAAAAGCGTGTGAGTCGAGCGTGTTCGACGCCACTCGGTTTGACCTGAATGTCGACCAGCCGCTGCGCATCGGCCTGGGAGAGACAGACTGTTTCTCCGGCAGGATTCGCGACGTACGAGCGTATAGACTTGCTCTCGATACGTCGTCAATTCGCCAATTGGTGCAATCGAATCATCCCACATAG
- a CDS encoding glycoside hydrolase family 130 protein has translation MDVKRTGIVLKPNNSRVLFRRSEPANQERILKIIARVMSVSDPEVSLLLADVMREFQGRHQRLQNFFLERFEGVKRHLLTDETLSEERRLLIGAYFTSEYSLESAALFNPSMVWHPNQTGLPEGTRRFILSLRATGEGHISSITFRTGVVDENNGISLDNPTRFVTTPQIVPNPQYDKPLFLRKLIELGLANGFTEQVFVLLDDQFNILQLEDAVRKVLRQFRTKQAEWEPISKGIMALAQSNYESFYEPEQSLSERCIFPYSPAETNGIEDARFVEFHDDDASVRYYATYTAFDGKIVLPQLLETDDFLHFKISTLNGPEVRNKGFALFPRKIDGHFAMLSRQDNENIFVMYSDNLHFWYSKELILKPTFPWEFVQIGNCGSPIETEAGWLVLSHGVGPMRKYSMGAFLLDLDNPTKVIGRLSEPLLTPNENEREGYVPNVVYSCGAALHGRELIIPYAMADYASTFATVALDEVLASIRPC, from the coding sequence ATGGACGTCAAGCGAACTGGCATTGTTCTCAAGCCAAACAACTCTCGCGTTCTCTTCCGACGCAGCGAACCGGCGAATCAAGAGCGGATTCTTAAGATTATTGCCCGAGTGATGTCGGTCAGCGATCCAGAGGTCTCGCTACTCTTGGCTGACGTCATGCGCGAATTCCAAGGGCGGCACCAGCGACTCCAGAACTTTTTTCTCGAACGCTTTGAAGGTGTCAAGCGTCATCTACTCACCGACGAGACGCTCAGCGAGGAACGGCGTCTGCTCATTGGCGCCTATTTCACGAGCGAGTATTCGCTCGAATCTGCGGCGCTTTTCAACCCATCCATGGTGTGGCATCCCAATCAAACTGGATTGCCTGAGGGAACTCGACGATTCATCCTCAGTCTGCGGGCAACGGGCGAGGGACACATTTCCTCGATTACATTTCGTACGGGCGTAGTCGACGAAAACAACGGCATTTCACTCGATAATCCCACGCGGTTCGTGACAACACCGCAAATTGTCCCGAATCCGCAGTATGACAAGCCGTTGTTCTTGCGGAAACTGATCGAATTGGGGTTGGCGAACGGGTTTACTGAGCAAGTGTTCGTGCTGCTCGATGACCAATTCAATATCTTGCAACTAGAGGACGCGGTGCGGAAGGTATTGCGCCAATTTCGCACAAAGCAAGCGGAATGGGAGCCAATTTCCAAGGGCATCATGGCCCTGGCTCAGTCCAACTACGAGTCGTTCTACGAGCCAGAGCAGAGTCTTTCCGAAAGATGCATTTTTCCCTATTCCCCAGCGGAGACCAACGGCATTGAGGACGCGCGGTTCGTAGAGTTTCATGACGATGATGCCAGCGTCCGCTATTATGCGACCTACACCGCCTTCGATGGCAAGATCGTCCTTCCACAATTGCTGGAAACGGACGACTTCCTCCACTTCAAGATCAGCACGCTGAATGGCCCGGAAGTCCGTAACAAAGGATTTGCACTGTTCCCACGCAAAATCGACGGACATTTTGCGATGCTGTCACGACAGGACAACGAAAACATCTTCGTGATGTATTCGGACAACCTCCATTTCTGGTACAGCAAGGAACTCATCCTTAAGCCCACGTTTCCTTGGGAATTCGTGCAAATAGGCAACTGCGGTTCGCCCATTGAAACCGAAGCTGGTTGGCTTGTGCTTAGCCACGGTGTGGGACCGATGCGTAAATACTCGATGGGGGCATTTCTCCTTGATCTGGACAACCCCACGAAAGTCATCGGACGATTGTCGGAACCGCTGCTCACTCCCAATGAAAATGAGCGGGAGGGATATGTACCCAACGTGGTCTACAGTTGCGGTGCAGCCCTGCACGGCCGCGAGCTGATCATCCCCTATGCGATGGCCGACTACGCCAGCACTTTCGCCACAGTCGCACTCGATGAGGTGTTGGCATCAATTCGACCATGCTGA